One genomic region from Epinephelus fuscoguttatus linkage group LG6, E.fuscoguttatus.final_Chr_v1 encodes:
- the ankrd39 gene encoding ankyrin repeat domain-containing protein 39, with the protein MASDRHHCSCCSHPVSSPSVYQTLSEMDFERGIWSAAMDGDLERVKSFVQKDTDPNLRDSAGYTALHYASRSGHHTVCKFLLENGACASPQTPGGATPLHRSAYCGHLDVVRLLLHHRADPTLCDDDGASPLHKAAERGHEEVCRLLLEHCPALCSQVNKRLQLPFQLAPQGDLQELLKPPR; encoded by the exons ATGGCGTCTGACAGACATCACTGTTCGTGTTGCTCCCATCCAGTCTCCTCTCCCAGTGTTTACCAGACGCTGAGTGAAATGGATTTTGAACGAG GTATCTGGTCTGCTGCAATGGATGGGGACTTGGAAAGGGTCAAGTCCTTTGTCCAGAAGGACACAGACCCCAACCTGAGAGACTCAGCTGGATACACAGCTCTG CACTATGCAAGCCGCAGTGGTCATCACACCGTATGCAAGTTTCTTCTTGAGAACGGTGCCTGTGCATCTCCCCAGACACCAGGCGGTGCTACACCACTCCATCGATCAGCCTACTGCGGTCATCTGGATGTGGTCCGACTCCTGCTGCACCACAGAGCAGATCCGACGCTCTGTGATGACGATGGCGCATCCCCTTTACATAAG GCTGCAGAACGGGGTCATGAAGAGGTGTGTCGGCTGCTTCTGGAGCACTGTCCTGCACTGTGCAGCCAGGTGAATAAGAGGCTCCAGCTACCCTTCCAGCTGGCACCACAGGGAGATCTGCAGGAGCTCCTAAAACCACCCCGGTGA
- the LOC125890550 gene encoding progonadoliberin-1-like gives MAAKLLALCLLLVGAVLPQGRCQHWSYGLSPGGKRDLDSLSDTPGNILEGFPHVDTPCSVFGCVEESPFAKIYRTKGFLDSVTDRGNGHRPYKK, from the exons ATGGCTGCAAAATTGTTGGCACTATGTCTGCTGCTTGTGGGAGCAGTGTTGCCACAGGGCCGCTGTCAGCACTGGTCATACGGACTGAGCCCGGGAGGGAAGAGGGATCTGGACAGCCTCTCAGACACACCGGGCAat ATTCTTGAGGGGTTTCCACACGTGGACACACCCTGCAGTGTTTTTGGTTGTGTGGAGGAATCACCTTTTGCCAAGATTTACAGAACCAAAGGATTTCTT GACAGTGTCACCGACAGGGGAAATGGACACAGACCATATAAAAAATAA
- the kctd9a gene encoding BTB/POZ domain-containing protein KCTD9a, with translation MRRVTLFVNGTSKNGKVVAVYGTLSDLLSVASNKLGIKAASLYNGKGGLIDDIALIRDDDVLYVSEGDPFIDPQHEAKVASDKLGAHTDWLTLNIGGRPFTTTRSTLVSKEPESMLAHMFRGNDVWGNKRDEHGAYLIDRSPEYFEPILNYLRHGQLIINEGINIRGVLEEARFFGIEQLAEQLEAAIKNSQPPEDHSPISRKEFVRFLLATPTKSELRCQGLNFSGADLSRLDLRYINFKMANLSRCNLTHANLCCSNLERADLSGANLDGANLQGVKMLCSNAEGASLKGCDFEDPSGLKANLEGANLKGVDMEGSQMTGINLRVATLKNAKLKNCNLRGATLAGTDLENCDLSGCDLQEANLRGSNVKGAIFEEMLTPLHMSQSVR, from the exons ATGAGAAGAGTCACCTTATTTGTTAACGGGACATCTAAAAATGGCAAG GTTGTAGCAGTTTACGGGACCTTGTCCGACTTACTATCCGTAGCAAGCAATAAGTTAGGAATCAAAGCTGCCTCTTTGTACAATGGAAAGGGTGGTCTCATAGATGACATTGCCCTTATAAG AGATGACGACGTGTTGTACGTGTCAGAAGGCGATCCGTTTATTG ATCCCCAACATGAAGCCAAGGTCGCATCTGATAAGCTTGGAGCACACACTGATTGGCTGACCCTTAATATCGGTGGTCGCCCCTTTACCACCACCAG GAGCACCTTGGTCAGCAAGGAGCCAGAGAGTATGCTTGCTCACATGTTTCGAGGGAATG ATGTGTGGGGGAACAAGCGGGACGAGCATGGGGCTTACCTAATTGACCGTAGCCCTGAATACTTTGAGCCTATTCTAAACTACCTGAGACATGGACAACTCATAATCAATGAAGGCATAAATATACGAG GTGTCCTCGAGGAGGCCCGGTTCTTTGGAATTGAGCAGCTTGCTGAACAGCTGGAAGCAGCAATCAAG AACTCACAGCCACCTGAGGACCACTCTCCCATCTCTCGCAAGGAGTTTGTTCGTTTTCTTTTGGCGACACCCACCAAGTCAGAGCTCCGTTGTCAG GGTCTTAATTTCAGTGGTGCGGATCTGTCTCGACTTGATTTGCGCTACATCAATTTTAAGATGGCTAATCTAAGCCGCTGCAATCTGACACATGCCAACCTGTGCTGTTCCAATCTGGAGCGGGCTGATCTTTCTGGAGCCAACCTGGAT GGTGCTAACTTACAAGGGGTGAAGATGCTTTGTTCCAATGCTGAGGGAGCTTCTCTCAAAGGATGCGATTTTGAAGATCCATCTGGACTGAAGGCCAACCTGGAAG GTGCTAACCTCAAAGGAGTTGACATGGAAGGAAGCCAAATGACCGGCATCAACCTGCGTGTGGCCACTCTGAAAAACGCTAAGCTGAAGAACTGTAACCTGCGGGGAGCCACTTTAGCAGGGACTGATCTTGAG AATTGCGACCTGTCCGGCTGCGATCTTCAAGAAGCTAACCTGAGAGGGTCCAATGTGAAAGGAGCCATTTTTGAAGAGATGCTGACCCCTCTGCACATGTCACAGAGTGTCAGATAA